A section of the Bradyrhizobium oligotrophicum S58 genome encodes:
- the dapD gene encoding 2,3,4,5-tetrahydropyridine-2,6-dicarboxylate N-succinyltransferase, whose amino-acid sequence MSLSALESTINSAFDARDGVSTTTKGEVRDAVESALELLDKGEARVAERGTDGKWSVNQWLKKAVLLSFRLNDMSVIPGGPGQASWWDKVPSKFEGWGENRFRDAGFRAVPGAIVRRSAFIARNVVLMPSFVNLGAYVDEATMVDTWSTVGSCAQIGKRVHISGGVGIGGVLEPLQAGPVIIEDDCFIGARSEVAEGVVVRKGAVLSMGVFLGASTKIVDRETGEVFVGEVPEYAVVVPGALPGKPMKNGQIGPSTACAVIVKRVDERTRSKTSINELLRD is encoded by the coding sequence ATGTCACTGTCCGCCCTGGAATCCACCATCAACAGCGCCTTCGACGCCCGTGACGGCGTCTCGACCACGACCAAGGGCGAAGTTCGCGACGCCGTGGAGAGCGCGCTGGAGCTGCTCGACAAGGGCGAGGCGCGGGTCGCCGAGCGCGGCACGGACGGCAAGTGGAGCGTGAACCAGTGGCTGAAGAAGGCCGTGCTGCTGTCGTTCCGGCTCAACGACATGAGCGTGATTCCCGGCGGCCCCGGCCAGGCGTCGTGGTGGGACAAGGTACCGTCGAAGTTCGAGGGCTGGGGCGAGAACCGCTTCCGTGACGCCGGCTTCCGCGCCGTGCCCGGCGCGATCGTGCGCCGCTCGGCCTTCATCGCCAGGAACGTCGTGCTGATGCCGTCCTTCGTCAATCTCGGCGCCTATGTCGACGAGGCGACCATGGTCGACACCTGGTCGACGGTCGGCTCCTGCGCCCAGATCGGCAAGCGCGTGCACATCTCCGGCGGCGTCGGCATTGGCGGCGTGCTGGAGCCGCTGCAGGCCGGTCCGGTCATCATCGAGGATGATTGCTTCATCGGCGCGCGATCGGAGGTCGCCGAGGGTGTGGTCGTGCGCAAGGGCGCGGTGCTGTCGATGGGCGTGTTCCTGGGCGCCTCGACCAAGATCGTCGACCGCGAAACCGGCGAGGTGTTCGTCGGCGAGGTGCCGGAATATGCCGTCGTGGTGCCCGGCGCGCTGCCGGGCAAGCCGATGAAGAACGGCCAGATCGGCCCGTCCACGGCCTGCGCCGTCATCGTCAAGCGCGTCGACGAGCGCACCCGCTCCAAGACCTCGATCAACGAGCTGCTGCGCGACTGA
- a CDS encoding RidA family protein, with amino-acid sequence MNKRTLNAADAPQPSGGYSQVCEISNPTRWAFVSGQIPQSAEGVVPSDFGSQARLAWRNVEAQLRAADMTLDNVVKVTTYLSDRQYSAENRDVRNEVLGERSPALTVIIAGIFDSAWLLEIEAVAAA; translated from the coding sequence ATGAACAAACGAACTCTGAATGCCGCGGATGCGCCACAACCTTCAGGCGGCTACAGCCAAGTCTGTGAGATCTCCAACCCGACGCGCTGGGCATTCGTGAGCGGCCAGATCCCACAGTCGGCGGAAGGCGTGGTGCCGTCGGATTTCGGATCACAGGCGCGGCTCGCCTGGCGGAACGTCGAAGCGCAGCTGCGGGCCGCAGACATGACCCTGGACAACGTCGTCAAGGTCACGACCTACTTGTCCGATCGACAGTACAGCGCCGAGAACCGCGACGTTCGCAATGAGGTTCTGGGCGAGCGTTCACCGGCGCTCACCGTCATTATTGCCGGCATCTTCGACAGCGCATGGCTGCTCGAGATCGAGGCCGTCGCCGCAGCCTGA
- a CDS encoding pyrimidine 5'-nucleotidase — MTECPRSFGHIDTWVFDLDNTLYPHHVNLWQQVDARIGEFVSNWLKVDAQEARRIQKDYYRRYGTTMRGMMTEHGVHADDFLAYVHKIDHSPLEPNPAMGAAIEQLPGRKLILTNGSVDHVGAVLSRLGIAGHFHGVFDIIAAELTPKPARETYDKFVRLHDVDPTRSAMFEDLARNLVVPHELGMTTVLVVPDGTKEVVREDWELAGRGDPHVDHVTDDLTGFLQRLVAA, encoded by the coding sequence ATGACAGAGTGCCCCCGCTCCTTCGGCCATATCGACACCTGGGTGTTCGATCTCGACAACACGCTGTATCCGCATCACGTCAATCTGTGGCAGCAGGTCGATGCTCGCATTGGCGAGTTCGTGTCGAACTGGCTGAAGGTCGATGCGCAGGAGGCGCGGCGCATCCAGAAGGACTACTACCGCCGCTATGGCACCACGATGCGCGGCATGATGACCGAGCATGGCGTGCACGCCGACGACTTCCTGGCCTACGTGCACAAGATCGACCATTCGCCGCTGGAGCCGAATCCGGCGATGGGCGCGGCGATCGAGCAGCTGCCGGGACGCAAGCTGATCCTGACCAACGGCTCGGTGGACCATGTCGGCGCAGTGCTGAGCCGGCTCGGCATCGCCGGACACTTCCACGGCGTGTTCGACATCATCGCTGCCGAGCTGACGCCGAAGCCGGCACGCGAGACCTATGACAAATTCGTCCGGCTGCACGATGTCGATCCGACGCGCTCCGCGATGTTCGAGGATCTCGCCCGCAACCTCGTCGTGCCCCACGAGCTCGGCATGACCACCGTGCTGGTGGTGCCCGACGGCACCAAGGAAGTCGTGCGCGAAGACTGGGAGCTCGCCGGCCGCGGCGACCCGCATGTCGATCACGTCACGGATGACCTGACCGGGTTCTTGCAACGATTGGTCGCCGCCTAA
- the dapE gene encoding succinyl-diaminopimelate desuccinylase codes for MTDALSITRDLIRCPSVTPADAGALGVLETLLKEAGFATHRVTFSEAGTADIDNLYARIGTEEPHITFAGHTDVVPPGDEAAWSLGAFSGEVKDGYIYGRGAVDMKGGIACSVAAALDYLRDNGGQPNGSISFLITGDEEDVSVNGTIKLLQWAAERGERFDHCVLGEPSNQEVMGDCIKIGRRGSQSGTLIVEGKQGHVAYPHRAANPVPDISRLVVALSDEPLDHGSAQFQPSNLEFTTVDVGNTATNVIPGLARAKFNIRYNDCHTQESLRALVEERLRVACGNRIRARIDWLPSNSNVFLTKPGPFTDLAVAAIEEITGRKPELSTTGGTSDARFISSYCPVIEFGLVGQTMHQIDERASVADIVTLTKIYRGILDRYFG; via the coding sequence ATGACCGATGCCCTCTCCATCACCCGCGACCTGATCCGCTGCCCCTCCGTCACCCCGGCCGACGCCGGGGCGCTGGGTGTGCTCGAAACCCTGCTGAAGGAAGCCGGCTTCGCAACGCATCGCGTGACGTTCTCCGAGGCCGGCACCGCCGATATCGACAATCTCTACGCCCGCATCGGCACCGAGGAGCCGCACATCACGTTCGCCGGCCATACAGACGTGGTGCCGCCCGGCGATGAAGCCGCCTGGAGCCTTGGCGCCTTCTCAGGCGAGGTGAAGGACGGCTACATCTATGGCCGCGGCGCGGTCGACATGAAGGGCGGCATCGCCTGCAGCGTCGCCGCTGCTCTCGACTATCTGCGCGACAATGGCGGGCAGCCGAACGGCTCGATCTCGTTCCTCATCACCGGCGACGAAGAGGACGTCTCGGTCAACGGCACCATCAAGCTGTTGCAGTGGGCGGCCGAGCGCGGCGAGCGGTTCGACCATTGCGTGCTCGGCGAGCCGTCGAATCAGGAAGTCATGGGCGACTGCATCAAGATCGGCCGCCGCGGCTCGCAGTCCGGCACCCTGATCGTCGAGGGCAAGCAGGGCCACGTCGCCTATCCGCACCGCGCCGCTAATCCGGTCCCGGACATCTCGCGCCTGGTCGTCGCGCTCTCGGACGAGCCGCTTGATCACGGCAGCGCGCAGTTCCAGCCGTCCAATCTCGAATTCACCACGGTCGATGTCGGCAACACCGCCACCAACGTCATTCCCGGCCTGGCGCGGGCGAAATTCAACATCCGCTACAATGACTGCCACACCCAGGAGTCGCTGCGTGCGCTGGTCGAGGAACGGCTGAGAGTGGCCTGCGGCAATCGCATTCGCGCCCGCATCGACTGGCTGCCCTCGAACTCAAACGTGTTCCTGACCAAGCCGGGGCCATTCACCGATCTCGCGGTCGCGGCTATTGAAGAGATCACGGGACGCAAGCCGGAACTCTCCACCACCGGCGGCACCTCGGACGCGCGCTTCATTTCGAGCTACTGCCCGGTGATCGAGTTCGGCCTGGTCGGGCAGACCATGCACCAGATCGACGAGCGCGCCTCTGTTGCCGACATCGTCACCTTGACGAAGATCTATCGGGGCATTCTCGACAGATACTTCGGGTAG
- the argB gene encoding acetylglutamate kinase produces the protein MTDATNISPLDQARILSEALPHMQEYDDETIVIKYGGHAMGDEDTAKAFARDIVLLEQTAINPVVVHGGGPQIATMLKRLGIVSEFAAGLRITDAATIEIVEMVLAGSINKQLVGYVNEAGGKAVGLCGKDGNMVRAVKATRTMVDPDSHIEKVVDLGFVGEPDKVDLTLLNQLIGYELIPVLAPLATSKDGQTFNVNADTFAGAVAGALKAKRLLLLTDVPGVLDKSKKLIPELSVKDARKLIADGTISGGMIPKVETCIYALEQGVQGVVILDGKVPHAVLLELFTNQGTGTLIHK, from the coding sequence ATGACCGACGCGACCAACATCAGCCCGCTCGATCAGGCCCGCATCCTGTCCGAAGCGCTCCCGCACATGCAGGAGTATGACGACGAAACCATCGTCATCAAATATGGCGGCCACGCCATGGGTGACGAGGACACCGCGAAAGCGTTCGCGCGCGACATCGTGCTCCTGGAGCAGACCGCAATCAACCCGGTGGTCGTCCATGGCGGCGGGCCGCAGATCGCGACCATGCTCAAGCGCCTCGGCATCGTCTCCGAATTCGCCGCCGGCCTGCGCATCACCGATGCGGCAACTATCGAAATCGTCGAGATGGTGCTGGCCGGCTCGATCAACAAGCAGCTGGTCGGCTACGTCAACGAAGCCGGCGGCAAGGCCGTCGGCCTGTGCGGCAAGGACGGCAACATGGTGCGCGCGGTCAAGGCGACCCGCACCATGGTGGATCCGGACAGCCACATCGAGAAGGTGGTCGATCTCGGTTTCGTCGGCGAACCCGACAAGGTCGATCTCACGCTGCTCAACCAGTTGATCGGCTACGAGCTGATCCCGGTGCTGGCACCGCTCGCGACGTCGAAGGATGGCCAGACCTTCAACGTCAACGCCGATACGTTTGCCGGCGCGGTTGCCGGTGCGCTGAAGGCCAAGCGGCTGCTGCTGCTCACCGACGTCCCCGGCGTGCTCGACAAGTCGAAGAAGCTGATTCCGGAATTGTCGGTGAAGGATGCGCGCAAGCTGATCGCCGACGGCACGATCTCCGGCGGCATGATCCCGAAGGTCGAGACCTGCATCTACGCGCTCGAGCAGGGCGTGCAGGGTGTCGTGATCCTCGACGGCAAGGTGCCGCACGCGGTGCTGCTCGAACTGTTCACCAACCAGGGCACGGGCACGCTGATCCACAAGTGA
- a CDS encoding DUF423 domain-containing protein: MMKPWRILVAMAGLMGAAGVALAAKAAHDPDASRLATASTMLLFHACALLGTIALAERGVVHRRIGLITAIGFVLGAALFAGDLLMRQFTGDRLFPFAAPIGGSLQIASWLALAVCALWPRRA, from the coding sequence ATGATGAAGCCGTGGCGGATCCTGGTGGCGATGGCCGGATTGATGGGCGCCGCCGGCGTCGCGCTGGCGGCCAAGGCCGCCCACGATCCCGATGCATCGCGGCTCGCGACCGCCTCCACCATGCTGCTGTTCCACGCCTGTGCGCTGCTCGGCACCATCGCGCTGGCCGAGCGCGGCGTCGTGCATCGACGCATCGGCCTGATCACGGCGATCGGCTTCGTGCTCGGCGCGGCCCTGTTCGCCGGCGACCTCCTGATGCGGCAGTTCACCGGCGACCGGCTGTTTCCGTTTGCGGCGCCGATCGGCGGCAGCCTGCAGATCGCAAGCTGGCTGGCGCTCGCGGTCTGCGCGCTGTGGCCGCGGCGGGCCTGA
- a CDS encoding DUF1036 domain-containing protein, with amino-acid sequence MDARVKPWHDDRERCGPTMSPVTRVALALAALLLPLLASASPARADLKLCNRMSYVVEAAIGIDEKAATATRGWFRLDPATCRVVLQGTMTADRILLHARALSLYGASPIAGNGNDQLCVATDNFIIAAARQCRTGQTPAPFTQVTPTKADDGTLIAYLAESAEYDDEQARLAGIQRLLGIAGYDVSPIDGVDGPKTQAALAAFLKSRGLASDVVSQPTFFATMVDAVQTPSPTGLTWCNDTPHKVMAAVATDDGRTVVSRGWYRIDAGKCLHPDITGQPKKVYSFAEAVDDENRTIKLKNKPLNWGGLVQLCTRENKFETSEQGDCPSRGFAATGFTAVDITRGGKTLRFALP; translated from the coding sequence GTGGATGCCCGGGTCAAGCCCTGGCATGACGATAGAGAGAGATGTGGGCCGACAATGTCGCCCGTGACTCGCGTTGCGCTCGCGCTGGCGGCGCTGCTTCTTCCTCTCCTCGCTTCCGCCTCCCCCGCCCGCGCCGACCTCAAGCTCTGCAACCGCATGAGCTATGTCGTCGAGGCCGCGATCGGCATCGATGAAAAAGCGGCGACTGCCACGCGCGGCTGGTTTCGACTGGATCCAGCGACCTGCCGCGTGGTTCTGCAGGGAACGATGACGGCAGACCGCATTCTGCTGCATGCGCGCGCGCTGAGCCTGTATGGCGCCTCGCCGATCGCCGGGAATGGCAATGACCAGCTCTGCGTGGCCACCGACAATTTCATCATCGCGGCCGCCCGGCAGTGCCGCACCGGGCAGACGCCGGCGCCGTTCACACAGGTCACGCCGACCAAGGCCGACGACGGCACGCTGATCGCCTATCTCGCCGAGAGCGCCGAATATGACGACGAGCAGGCGCGCCTCGCCGGCATCCAGCGGCTGCTCGGCATCGCCGGCTATGACGTCTCGCCGATCGATGGCGTCGACGGGCCGAAGACGCAAGCCGCGCTCGCAGCGTTCCTGAAGAGCCGCGGGCTGGCGTCCGACGTCGTGTCTCAGCCGACGTTCTTCGCCACCATGGTGGATGCGGTGCAGACACCGTCACCGACGGGGCTGACCTGGTGCAACGACACCCCGCACAAGGTGATGGCGGCAGTTGCGACCGACGACGGCCGCACCGTGGTCAGCCGCGGCTGGTACCGCATCGATGCCGGCAAGTGCCTGCATCCCGACATCACCGGACAGCCGAAGAAGGTCTACAGCTTTGCCGAGGCCGTCGACGATGAGAACCGCACCATCAAGCTGAAGAACAAGCCGCTGAACTGGGGCGGCCTGGTGCAGCTCTGCACCCGCGAGAACAAGTTCGAGACATCCGAGCAGGGTGATTGCCCGAGCCGCGGCTTCGCAGCGACCGGCTTCACCGCCGTCGACATCACCCGCGGCGGCAAGACGCTGCGATTTGCGCTGCCGTGA
- a CDS encoding DUF805 domain-containing protein: MDWTWFLFRFNGRINRARLWLSALVVFCWMAFAAAALAGTSKLLGHPATASFNLTDIFAALDPDTFHGLTRADILPGAVHLILTPLFAWVFAAGAIKRLHDRDRSGWWMVPFFVVPGLVDQYADRIPGTIAPAIIGGVGALLCLWGFIELYCLAGDRRSNRFGSDPLPKVQSRGRSARQAGSQSGWDQHKALEFTPHIATPPLAAAAIGSTSRPPK, from the coding sequence ATGGACTGGACCTGGTTTCTGTTCCGCTTCAATGGCCGGATCAACCGCGCGAGGCTCTGGCTGTCCGCGCTGGTCGTCTTTTGCTGGATGGCTTTTGCCGCAGCCGCTCTGGCCGGTACCAGCAAGCTGCTGGGCCACCCGGCAACCGCCAGCTTCAATCTGACCGATATTTTCGCGGCCCTCGACCCGGACACGTTTCATGGCCTGACGCGGGCCGATATCTTGCCCGGCGCGGTTCATCTCATCCTGACACCGCTGTTCGCCTGGGTCTTTGCCGCGGGCGCCATCAAGCGGCTGCACGACCGCGACAGGAGCGGCTGGTGGATGGTGCCGTTCTTCGTCGTTCCGGGACTGGTCGACCAGTACGCCGACCGCATCCCGGGTACGATCGCTCCAGCGATCATCGGCGGCGTTGGCGCCCTGCTCTGCCTCTGGGGCTTCATCGAATTGTACTGTCTCGCCGGCGATCGGCGGAGCAACCGCTTTGGATCCGATCCGCTGCCGAAGGTCCAATCGCGCGGACGCTCCGCCCGGCAAGCAGGGTCGCAGAGCGGCTGGGATCAGCACAAGGCATTGGAATTCACACCGCATATTGCAACCCCGCCGCTGGCCGCAGCGGCAATCGGCAGCACTAGCCGCCCGCCAAAATAG